The following coding sequences lie in one Oryza brachyantha chromosome 10, ObraRS2, whole genome shotgun sequence genomic window:
- the LOC102708469 gene encoding wall-associated receptor kinase 2-like: MAFLWRAVLSSSSCCSLLVLLLLLVASGTESVSVNDRPADCQGRCGDVDIQYPFGIGPACSRSKGFEIACLNSSGVPTLAGTNYSLPIQVKNLSVAPTPVVQVMLPVAYRCYNSSGGTTDLFRGQIELNKDGVYRISDTQNMLVVLGCNTLAYNSNGDTQGKGPYSGLYYTGCVSYCNDSQIAQDGVCSGVGCCHVDISPGLTDNVVTFNSWDRGFQVDFSPCDYSFLVDKKEYQFRRSDLDKDLNRTMPVWLDWAIRDGDNVCPPPDVLQQNKKPAGYACVSEKSQCVNSTNGPGYYCSCLPGYRGNPYEYDDENHGKGCLDINECTDPERYPCKGGICNNIPGNYTCHCHAGYQSPDPKTQDCTPKFPVASRIALGISLGFSLLIVVVFIALMMFQKRKMNEYFKRNGGSVLQKVDNVKIFSKDQLKKITKNNSEVLGQGGFGKVYKGTLEDNTIVAVKTSIEVNEARKDDFTNEVIIQSQMMHNNIIKLLGCCLEVDVPMLVYEFAAKGNLQDILHGDANIPLPLDLRLDIAIESAEGLRYMHSSTNRTIRHGDVKPANILLTDKFVPKISDFGTSKLLTVDKDFTMFVVGSMGYIDPVFHKTGHLTQKSDVYSFGVVLLELISRKPTIYGENCSLIIEFQKAYDQDNSGRRMFDKDIEIEEDILIVEEIGRLAMECLKEKVEERPDMKEVAERLVMLRRYRKGGRGSYNLSPRNFEETSIEGTPNSFGAEISESSSAAVSAPPTPAN; this comes from the exons ATGGCTTTCTTATGGCGGGCAGTGCTTTCTTCTTCCAGCTGCTGCAGCCTGCTtgtgcttctgctgctgcttgtgGCCTCCGGCACAGAGAGCGTGAGCGTCAACGACCGGCCGGCCGACTGCCAAGGCAGGTGCGGCGACGTCGACATTCAGTACCCGTTCGGCATAGGCCCCGCGTGCTCGCGCAGCAAGGGCTTCGAGATCGCCTGCCTTAACAGCAGCGGCGTGCCCACCCTCGCCGGCACCAACTACTCTCTTCCCATCCAAGTGAAGAACCTGTCGGTGGCTCCCACCCCGGTGGTGCAGGTGATGCTGCCGGTGGCCTACAGGTGCTACAACTCCAGTGGCGGAACCACCGACTTGTTCCGTGGGCAGATAGAACTGAACAAGGACGGCGTGTACCGCATCTCCGACACGCAAAACATGCTGGTCGTCCTCGGCTGCAACACCTTGGCCTACAACAGCAACGGCGACACCCAAGGCAAAGGCCCCTACAGCGGCCTCTACTACACCGGCTGCGTCTCCTACTGCAACGACTCGCAGATCGCGCAGGACGGCGTGTGTTCCGGCGTCGGCTGCTGCCACGTCGACATCTCGCCGGGGCTCACCGACAACGTCGTCACCTTCAACTCCTGGGACCGTGGCTTCCAGGTGGACTTCAGCCCCTGCGACTACTCCTTCCTCGTCGACAAGAAGGAGTATCAGTTCCGGAGGTCGGACCTCGACAAGGACCTCAACCGGACGATGCCGGTGTGGCTGGACTGGGCCATCCGCGATGGCGACAACGTCTGCCCTCCGCCGGACGTGTTGCAGCAGAACAAGAAGCCGGCCGGGTACGCGTGCGTGAGTGAGAAGAGCCAGTGCGTCAACTCCACCAACGGGCCCGGGTACTACTGCAGCTGCCTCCCGGGCTACCGCGGGAACCCCTACGAATACGACGACGAAAACCACGGCAAAGGATGCCTCG ACATCAACGAGTGTACGGACCCCGAGAGGTATCCGTGCAAAGGCGGCATCTGCAACAACATTCCAGGAAATTACACGTGCCACTGCCACGCCGGTTACCAGTCTCCTGAtccaaagacacaagattgCACTCCAAAGTTCCCTGTTGCATCAAGAATTGCCCTTG GCATCAGCTTGGGATTTTCCTTGTtgattgttgttgtttttatcGCATTGATGATGTTTCAAAAGCGAAAAATGAATGAGTATTTCAAAAGGAATGGTGGTTCAGTATTACAGAAAGTGGACAATGTCAAGATTTTCTCCAAAGATCAACTCAAGAAAATCACAAAGAACAATTCAGAGGTTCTTGGTCAAGGGGGCTTTGGTAAGGTCTACAAAGGGACTCTCGAAGATAATACTATTGTTGCAGTGAAGACCTCAATTGAGGTAAATGAAGCTCGAAAGGATGATTTCACAAATGAAGTAATCATTCAATCGCAAATGATGCATAATAACATTATCAAGCTTTTGGGTTGTTGCTTGGAGGTGGATGTTCCAATGTTGGTGTATGAGTTTGCAGCTAAGGGGAATTTGCAAGATATTCTCCATGGTGATGCCAATATCCCTCTACCACTAGATTTACGTTTAGATATTGCAATTGAATCTGCTGAAGGCCTAAGATACATGCACTCCTCAACAAACCGTACCATACGACATGGCGATGTCAAACCGGCCAATATACTTCTAACGGACAAGTTTGTCCCTAAGATCTCAGACTTTGGGACATCCAAGCTTCTTACTGTAGACAAAGACTTTACTATGTTTGTGGTAGGTAGTATGGGATACATAGACCCAGTGTTCCATAAGACCGGACATTTGACACAAAAGAGTGATGTGTATAGTTTTGGAGTTGTACTCCTAGAGCTCATAAGTAGGAAGCCAACAATATACGGTGAAAATTGTAGTCTCATAATTGAGTTCCAGAAGGCCTATGATCAAGATAACAGTGGGAGGAGGATGTTTGACAAGGATATTGAAATTGAAGAAGATATCCTCATCGTGGAAGAAATTGGCAGGTTGGCAATGGAGTGTTTGAAAGAAAAGGTTGAAGAGCGACCTGATATGAAGGAGGTAGCAGAACGGCTTGTGATGCTACGAAGATATAGGAAGGGTGGACGTGGAAGCTATAATCTAAGTCCTCGGAACTTTGAGGAGACTAGTATTGAGGGAACTCCTAATAGTTTTGGTGCCGAAATCAGTGAAAGTAGCAGTGCGGCAGTTTCTGCACCACCCACTCCAGCAAACTAA